A DNA window from Pseudomonas wuhanensis contains the following coding sequences:
- the rseP gene encoding RIP metalloprotease RseP, protein MSALYMIVGTLVALGVLVTFHEFGHFWVARRCGVKVLRFSVGFGMPLLRWHDSKGTEFVVAAIPLGGYVKMLDEREGEVPADQVDQSFNRKSVRQRIAIVAAGPIANFLLALVFFWALAMLGSEQVRPVIGAVESGSIASKAGLSPGQEIMAIDGEPTSGWAAVNLQLIRRLGESGSLQLLVREQGSTVDSPRELVLDKWLKGAEEPDPIRSLGIRPWRPALPPVLAEFDPKGPAKAAGLKPGDRLLALDGKALDDWQQVVDIVRMHPDTKIMLRVERDGAQIDVPVTLAARGESKSPNGYLGAGVKAVEWPPEMIREVSYGPVAAIGEGARRTWTMSVLTLDSLKKMLFGELSVKNLSGPITIAKVAGASAQSGVADFLNFLAYLSISLGVLNLLPIPVLDGGHLLFYLIEWARGRPLSDRVQGWGIQIGISLVVGVMLLALVNDLGRL, encoded by the coding sequence TCACCTTCCACGAATTCGGCCATTTCTGGGTCGCGCGTCGCTGTGGGGTCAAAGTGCTGCGTTTCTCCGTGGGCTTCGGCATGCCGCTGCTGCGCTGGCACGACAGTAAAGGCACTGAATTCGTGGTCGCGGCCATCCCGTTGGGTGGCTACGTGAAGATGCTCGATGAGCGCGAAGGCGAGGTCCCGGCCGATCAGGTCGATCAATCCTTCAATCGCAAATCTGTCCGTCAACGCATCGCCATCGTCGCGGCCGGCCCGATCGCCAACTTTCTATTGGCCTTGGTGTTTTTCTGGGCGTTGGCCATGCTGGGCAGCGAGCAGGTGCGGCCGGTTATCGGTGCGGTCGAGTCCGGCAGTATTGCCTCCAAGGCAGGTTTGAGCCCTGGCCAGGAAATTATGGCCATCGATGGCGAGCCAACCTCCGGCTGGGCCGCGGTGAACCTGCAACTGATCCGCCGTCTGGGTGAGAGCGGTTCCCTTCAATTGCTGGTCCGCGAACAGGGCTCCACGGTGGACTCTCCCCGTGAGTTGGTGCTGGACAAGTGGCTCAAGGGGGCCGAGGAGCCAGATCCGATTCGCTCGCTGGGTATTCGTCCTTGGCGTCCGGCGTTGCCTCCAGTCCTGGCCGAGTTTGATCCGAAAGGGCCGGCGAAGGCTGCGGGCCTGAAGCCGGGTGACCGCTTGTTGGCCCTTGATGGCAAGGCGCTGGACGACTGGCAGCAGGTAGTCGACATCGTCCGTATGCATCCGGATACCAAAATCATGCTGCGCGTGGAGCGCGATGGTGCTCAAATCGACGTCCCTGTGACGTTGGCCGCACGCGGCGAGAGCAAGTCACCCAATGGTTATCTGGGTGCCGGGGTGAAAGCGGTCGAATGGCCGCCAGAGATGATTCGCGAAGTCAGTTACGGTCCGGTGGCTGCGATTGGCGAGGGTGCCCGACGCACCTGGACCATGAGTGTACTGACCCTCGATTCGCTCAAGAAAATGTTGTTCGGTGAGCTCTCGGTAAAAAACTTGAGTGGACCGATAACCATTGCTAAAGTGGCGGGCGCTTCTGCCCAGTCGGGCGTCGCTGATTTCCTGAATTTCCTTGCTTATCTGAGTATTAGCCTGGGGGTTCTGAATTTGTTGCCCATTCCTGTACTGGATGGGGGACATTTGTTGTTTTATCTGATCGAGTGGGCGCGTGGTCGTCCCTTGTCGGATCGGGTGCAAGGTTGGGGGATACAGATCGGTATCAGTTTGGTGGTCGGGGTGATGTTACTTGCTCTGGTCAATGATCTGGGTCGACTGTAA